The genomic window TTGTTAAAGGCAGAATTGAGCCGTTCGCACTCAGCCTATTATTTCATGTCCAGCTTGGGGGCGAATGCCAAAAAACGTGGAGACAAAGCAGGCGCTATCAACTGGTACGAGCAAGCTTACAACGCGGCCAAAGGGCCCGCGACGCGCCTGCAGTGGGGTGTCAGCTATGTCAATGGCATGATAGAGCTGGCCCCGCAAGACGAGGCTAGGATACAAAAGATTGCACAACAGGTGTTAACCGAAGTGGCGACGACAGAAAACGCTTTCTTTGAACGCAATCGGACTGCTATGGAGCGTATGAGTAAAAAAATAGGCGATTGGAATAAAGAGGGTAAACATCAGGCTACGGTGCAAAAACTGCGCAGCCAACTCGATGGCATTTGTTCTAAATTACCTGCCAATGATAGTCAGCGTACGAGTTGCCTGGCCTTACTGCAAAAATCTTAGTTGGAAGATGAAGCGTGCTGAGTTGGCGCGCTGCGGGTAACAGGCATTTAACGTACCGAATCCACGCCGCGATTAGCCAGTTGATCGGCGCGTTCATTGCCGGGGTGGCCGGAGTGACCTTTAACCCATTTCCATTCTATCTTGTGGGTGTTTCTGGCTTGATCTAATGCTTGCCATAAATCGACGTTTTTAACTGGAGTCTTGGCGGCAGTTTTCCAGCCCTTGGCTTTCCAGCCCTGTATCCACTCGGTAATTCCCTTTAGGACATATTGGCTATCGGTATGTAAGATAATTTCGCAAGGTCGCTTCAAGACTGTCAGTGCCTGTATCACCGCCATTAATTCCATGCGATTATTGGTGCTGTCTTTTTCACCGCCAAAGAGTTCTTTTTCTTTTTCCCCTGCGATCAGCAAGGCACCCCAACCGCCTACACCAGGATTTCCCTTGCACGCACCATCGGTGTAAATACTAATTTTATCCATCCTAAACTACATCCTTTGTTCTAATTGTCATACTTGCGGCGCACTCAAAATTGAGTGCATCACTGATTGTTTTGATTGGCTTTATTTTGCTGGAAATTTATTCGACTTGCTGGTTTTATTGGTGACCGGTAATGCGCGTCCTCGTGGGAAGCGCTGCGCTTTCCATGCGGGACCGATTAAATGCATGCCTTTCACTCTCTTAATTGCCTGCATCATATACACAGAACCCAGATACGGCCACCAGCGCGCGCCGAGATGCTCCATAAAACCGCAGCGCTGCAACCATAATTCGGTTTGAAAAGGCGGGGCATAGCATCCGAATTGAGTCGGCATGACTTCCATATTGAGTAATTTCAACCAATCCCTCATGCGCGGCGCGCTGATGAACTCGCCTTGTTTCGGCAAAAAATGATGTCCCGTGATGCGTCCGGCGAGTTGTCTGGCGCCCCATAAGCTAGTGCGACTAAAGCCGCTAATAATTAATCTGCCCTCAGGTATCAAGATGCGCTCGACTTCACGCAAGACTTGATGCGGTTCAGCCGCGAACTCCAGCACATGCGGCAATACCACCAGATCTATGCTTTGCGAGGCGAACGGCAACTCGGCAAAATCGATCAATAGTGTACTGGTCGCGATGTTTTGCATGCTGGTGGTCGCCAGCCATTTATTCGGCATACGGCTCGCTGCAAGCGCCGCGATCTGCGGCTGCCCTATCTGTAGCGCGTTGTAGCCAAAGATATCTGCGGTCAATTGATCGAGTTGCGCTTGCTCCCATGCGCGGATATAGCTGCCTGCTGGCTGCGCTAACCAAGTACCTAAGTCTATAATGGGATGATTCACAGTTTCCACTATTAATAAAACCGTCTATGAAGAATTCCCTCAGTATCTTAACCGTCCCGGCTTTTGACGACAACTACCTCTGGATTATCCATGATGGGCAGCATGCTGTTGTGGTCGATCCGGGCGATGCGACCCCGATCTTAGCAGCATTGACGCTGCATCGCTTGCAGCTTAGCGCTATTTTACTGACGCATCACCATGCCGATCATGTAGGAGGTGTGCCCGCCTTGTTGCAGTACGCCGCTGTGCCCGTGTATGGGCCTAAGAATGACAATATTGCTGCAGTTACGCATCCATTAGGGCAAGACGATAAGCTCACGATAGAGGTGCTAGGCTTGACGCTTCATATTATCGATGTGCCTGGTCATACTGCCGGGCATATCGCCTATTTCGCGCCTGAACAGCATTGGCTGTTTTGTGGTGATACCTTGTTTGCCGGTGGCTGCGGTCGCCTGTTTGAAGGTAGTCCCAAGCAGATGCTGGCATCACTGGATAAGTTGGCAGCCTTGCCCGACGATACTTTGGTGCATTGTGCGCATGAATACACCTTATCTAATTTACGTTTTGCGCTTGCGCTAGAGCCAGAGAACTCAGCTTTGCGGCAGCGCATGCTGAGCGCGCAGAGCATGCGCCAAAATGGTCTGGCCACCGTGCCTAGTGTGCTGGCCTTAGAAAAACAAACCAATCCTTTTTTGCGCAGTAGAGTGGCGTCTATCCGCAAAGGTTTACTGGTCGCCGGGAAGCATCCTGCGGATGGGGACGAGGTTAGTTATTTTGCCGCAATACGCGAATGGAAAAACAACTTCGCCTAATTTTTCCTAAGTCTGGAAGTCAGTCCTCAGGCTTGCGACCAATAAAAATTTTTACCCGTCTCATCAAAAATGCATTTAAAAAAAAATACGCCTAGATCCCTGGCACTGTTTTGTAAAGTCGTTGATAACTATGGCGACATCGGTATCTGTTGGCGTTTCGCCAGACAGTTGCAGCAAGAGCATGGCATTGCCGTGAGTTTATGGGTGGACGACTTAATCAGTTTTCAACGCATCTGCCCGCAAGTCGCTATCGACCTCGAACAGCAAGTCGTTGCTGGAGTGCTGGTCAGGCATTGGCGCGATCAGGATGGGCGGTTTACGGTAGTTGAGGTGCCAGATATCGTGATCGAATTTTTTGCCTGCGATATACCGCCGGGTTTAATCAATGCGATGGCCGAGCGTACCCCGCGCCCAGTCTGGCTCAATCTGGAGGGTTTGACGGCAGAGGAATGGGTTGAGGGTTGCCATACTTTGTCGTCACCGCATCCACGCTTGCCGCTCACCAAGTATTTTTTCTTCCCCGGCTTTACTGCGAAAACCGGAGGGCTGTTGATGGAATCCTGCTTGCAGCAGGAGCGCCAGCAATTTCAGTCTGATCCGGTAGCTATGCATGCATTTTTAGCGCAGTTTGGCCTCACTGCGGCGCAGATGGACAGTTTTAAGATCGCTTTATTTTGCTATCCGCAAGCGCCGGTCAGCGCCTTATTTGAGGCCTGGAAAACTGGCAAGCGCCCGATTACCTGCCTGGTGCCGCAAGGTGTCGCGGTGGAGGCTGTGCAGGCCTTTTTGGGCGGCGAGGCGAAGGTAGGGGCGAGTGCCACACACGGCGCTCTCAGCGTGCATGTATTGCCGTTTATTCCACAGACTGATTACGACAAGTTACTGTGGGCATGTGATCTTAATTTTGTGCGGGGTGAGGATTCTTTCGTGCGGGCGCAGTGGGCTGCTAAACCCTTTATCTGGCATATTTATCCACAAGACGAAAACCTTCACCATAAAAAACTACTTGCCTTCTTAGACCGCTATGCGCTGGACGCCGAGCATTTACATAGGCTGTCGTGCGCCTGGAATGCGCTTGCAGTGGAGAGTTTAGCTGCCCCAGAGTGGACTGAGCTATGGCAAAAATTTTTGCAAGATATGCCAAAAATGCAGGCGATGGCGCAAGATTGGCAGCAGCAACTCGCGAGCAATGGCGATATGACATCAAATTTACTGCACTTTGTCGACACACTTAATTTAGGTGGCGCGCAAAAATGAGGTAAAATGTGCGGTTAAATTTTAACCTATTTTAAAATTCAATCAAACGTGAGCTTGCGGTGTTGTTACCAGTAGGCGACAGATGATTTTTACGCAACCTACTTTTTACGTATATTTATTATGAAACCTGCAAAAGAAATTCGTGTTGGCAACATTATTATGGTCGATAGCAAGCCTATGATCGTGCTGCGTTCTGACGTCAATGGTTCAAGCCGCACGGGCTTCACCTACAAGTGGAAGATGAAGAGTCTGTTGACCAATAGTCCTCAAGAAAACGTATTCCGCGGTGATGATAAGTTTGATGTCGTAGTTCTCGACAAAAAGCCAGTAACGTATTCCTATTTCGCTGATCCTTTGTATGTTTTCATGGATGCAGACTACGAACAGTTCGAAATCGAAGAAGAGAATTTGGGCGATGCTTTGCATTACCTGAAAGACGGCATGGAATGCGAAGCGATTTTTTATGATGGCAAAGCAATTTCTGTTGAATTGCCAACTACGATCGTGCGCCAGATTATTTACTCTGAGCCAGCAGTCAAAGGTAATACTTCAGGCAACGTCTTGAAAGACGCGAAGATAGAAAATGCAGTTGAAGCGCATTGCCATAATGTTCAAGTGCCACTGTTCGTGAGCCAGGACGATATGATAGAAATCGATACTCGCACTAACGAGTACAAGCGCGTCATCCGCAACTAATTTTTGCATCAAAAAAAACGCTGCCTATCCTTGAGTTAGGCAGCGTTTTTTTTCGTCCATCGCTTTCTGCTGTTTTAGGCGAATCTGGATATACTCCCCCTAAATTTTTATAAAACCATGGTGTTCGCGCATATTCGTCTTGCGCTTCGAAAATATACTCGGTAGGAGTATTTAGACTTTCTGAATTGTGCGAGCACGCGGGCTGACTCAAATGCGGATATCTTAGCGCTGCACTTGAACTATCCTAAGAACTCTTCTATGCTGAAACCAGACATTGGTCCGATTGCAAGAGTAGATCTACAATAAAGGTGAGCATCATGGCAATTTCCGGTATTCAGGCTGCTTCCGCGCCTCCACCCGTCAAAGCTATCAGCACGAACGATATCCAGAAAGCGGCTGCGGCCAAAGTCAATGCACAGGTGAAGCCTCCTGAGTCTAGTCAGGCCCCGGCTAAGCAAGCCGCAGCAGCTGCTAAACCCGAGCAAGTAAATAATCAGCCAGCCCCAAAGCCGCCTACGCCTTCCGTGAATACGAGCGGTCAGGTTACTGGGACCCGTATCAATACAACCGCCTAAAACACTCTTAGAATTCTCCAGTGGTACCCGCAGGCATGCCGAATTAGCATCGCCTGTTTTTTTGTGTGCTAGATTCAGGCTTCTGTGTCTAGCGTCATCCACTCTTTCAAGCCATTGACCCAATACGGTGCCGGTAACTTGTAATTGACACGGATAATCGCGGCACGTTGATACAGAACTGCAAAATCGATGGCTGGCGCACGTTTAAACGCCAATACCACGACGTTGGCATCATGCACTTCTGGTAACCACACCACGGCATCAAAGGCCGTCTCCATCGCTGCCAGATTTTTAATGCGATTCTCCGCACTGGAAAATAAATTCACCGTCATCATGCCGTCTTCGCTTAGGCAATCGGCGCAGGCCTGATAAAACTCAGGACTATCTAACACCGGGCCTTGCGCCTCTGCATCATACAGATCGACTTGCAGAATATCGAGTTTGCCATGGCGCGCAGGATTCATCACGAAATCGAGTGCATCAGCTTCTATTATCTGCAGGCGCGCATCGTTTTCTGGCAATTGAAATTGTGCATGGCAGATCGCGATGACATGCGGATTGAGTTCAATCGCGCTCACTTTTGCTTCAGGAAAATAGCGATAACAAAACTTGGTCAGCGCCGCCGCGCCCAGACCGAGTTGCACGATGTGCGCTGGATTCTCGACAAATAACATCCACATCATCATTTGCTGCACGTATTCCAGTTCTATCTGTTCTGGTACCGCCATGCGCATCGAGCCTTGGATCGCGGCATACGCGGTATCGCCGCTGAAATCGTCGTTCAGGTGCAGCGAGCGTACGCCCCGAAATTCTGAGATGGACACTTCCGGATGGGTGGGATGTAATTCTGTTTTAGTGCGAGATTTGCTGGACATGGGGTCTATCGAAGGCTATCAATGGGGATACCGGGCGTATCCGCTGAAAGCGTAATTATCCCGTAAATTAAGGGATTCTAAAAAATATCGCACACATGGTGTTAAAAAGTTAATCAGTGTAAAATTCCTTCGCCAATTCACCTCCTTAATGATAGAAGCTGACATCCCATGACTGCGACTCCATCTGCGCCACCTTCGGCATTAAAGCAATTAAAAATCGACCGCGCTGGCAATGGGCCGGTCAAGAAACGCGCTTGGGGACGCTGGATAGTGTTGGCGCTAGTGTTGCTGGCGGCAGCAGGTTTTGTCCTCAAACCGTCCAAGAATGAGGTGCAGGTGACTTCGGTTGTGACCACTTATCCCTCGCAGCAATATGCGCAATTAACCGCTTCCGGCTATGTGGTGGCGCAGCGCCGTGCAGCCGTTGCAAGTAAGGCGACAGGGCGATTAGTCATGCTCAATGTGCGTGAAGGCAGCCAGGTCAAACAGGGCGAGGTGCTGGCACGTCTGGATGCCAGCGATGTGCAGGCTGCTATCGCGCAAGCGCAGGCCGGCATTCGTCAGAGCGAGGCCGCAGTCGCGCAAGCCAATGTTGAACTGGTCAATGCTGAATCAGAGTTAAAACGTGCCATGGGTTTAAAAGCGCAAGGTTTTGTCTCGCCGCAAGCCTTGGATAGTGCGAACAATCGCGTCAATGCGAGTAGAGCGGCAGTGCGATTGAGTCAGTCTGCGGTGGCGGTGGCACAGGCGCAGCTTAAGGTGCAGCAGGTCAATCAGGATTTTACCGAGATTCGCGCCCCTTTTGATGGCGTAGTGCTTATCAAGAACGCCAATGTGGGCGACATTATCACGCCCTTTTCTAGCGCAGCCGGTAGTCAGGGCGCGGTCGTCACGATGGCCGATATGAGTACCCTGGAAGTCGAGGCCGATGTCTCGGAAAGCAATCTGGCCAAGGCCAAGATAGGTCAGCCGGTAGAAATTACTTTAGATGCCTTACCCGATACACGTTTTCGCGGCAGCATCGTCGGTATTGTGCCGACCGTGGATAGAGCCAAAGCGACTGTCATGACCAAGATACGCTTTGAGAAACTTGACGCCCGTATCCTGCCTGAAATGAGCGCCAAGGTGACTATTCTGTCGCAAGCAGTGAGCGACGCCGATCAGCAAGCCTTACTGGCGCTGAATCCCAAGGCGGTAGTCGAGCGTGATGGTAAAAAATGGGTGTTTCGCATCAAGGACGATAGCGTAGAAGCGGTTGCGGTGAGTTTGGGACGCAAGATCGGTGACAATAGTGAAGTGACGGGCGCGCTGAAGTCCGGCGATAAGCTATTGCTGTCACCCTCGGAAAAAATCAAGACCGGTGCAAAAATCGTGGTGGCGAGTAAATGAGCGCCAGTAGCGTCAACAGCGCCGACGCGCTGATCCGCATCCACCAACTCAATAAATCTTATGTGCGTGGCGGACAAGTGATTCCTGTGCTGGAGGGGGTCGATCTGGCGGTGCAGTCCGGCGAGTTTATCGCTCTGATGGGGCCTAGCGGCTCAGGTAAAAGCACCTTGCTCAATCTGATCGCCGGGATCGACAAGCCCACCAGCGGCAGCATACTAATCGGCGGCGTGAATATCGCTAATTTAAGCGAAGGCCAGTTGGCCGACTGGCGCGCCGCCAACGTCGGGTTTATCTTTCAATTCTACAATCTGATGCCAGTGTTGACCGCGTTTGAAAACGTCGAACTGCCTTTGCTGCTCACCAGCCTGTCGCGCGCACAGCGCAAGGAGCATGTCGAGGCGGCGTTGGGGATGGTGAGTTTGACCGATCGCATGGATCACTATCCGAATGAACTTTCAGGCGGCCAGCAGCAAAGGGTGGCAATCGCGCGTGCGCTAGTCACTGACCCTACCCTGATCGTAGCCGATGAACCGACCGGCGATCTGGATCGAGTTACGGCCGGCGAAGTCTTGGATTTGCTGGAGGAATTGCATAGCGATTTGGGTAAGACCATCGTCATGGTGACCCATGATCCTAAGGCGGCGGCACGTGCCAAACGCCTGATTCATCTGGAAAAAGGCGTACTGGTGCCAGATGAAGCGGCTGTACCTGCGCACTAGCGAAGCCGACCATGTTTATTTTTCGTCTGCTGCTCAAAAACGCCTTCCGGCATAAGCTGCGTACCTTGCTCACCATGCTGGG from Undibacterium parvum includes these protein-coding regions:
- a CDS encoding efflux RND transporter periplasmic adaptor subunit, with the translated sequence MTATPSAPPSALKQLKIDRAGNGPVKKRAWGRWIVLALVLLAAAGFVLKPSKNEVQVTSVVTTYPSQQYAQLTASGYVVAQRRAAVASKATGRLVMLNVREGSQVKQGEVLARLDASDVQAAIAQAQAGIRQSEAAVAQANVELVNAESELKRAMGLKAQGFVSPQALDSANNRVNASRAAVRLSQSAVAVAQAQLKVQQVNQDFTEIRAPFDGVVLIKNANVGDIITPFSSAAGSQGAVVTMADMSTLEVEADVSESNLAKAKIGQPVEITLDALPDTRFRGSIVGIVPTVDRAKATVMTKIRFEKLDARILPEMSAKVTILSQAVSDADQQALLALNPKAVVERDGKKWVFRIKDDSVEAVAVSLGRKIGDNSEVTGALKSGDKLLLSPSEKIKTGAKIVVASK
- a CDS encoding class I SAM-dependent methyltransferase gives rise to the protein MNHPIIDLGTWLAQPAGSYIRAWEQAQLDQLTADIFGYNALQIGQPQIAALAASRMPNKWLATTSMQNIATSTLLIDFAELPFASQSIDLVVLPHVLEFAAEPHQVLREVERILIPEGRLIISGFSRTSLWGARQLAGRITGHHFLPKQGEFISAPRMRDWLKLLNMEVMPTQFGCYAPPFQTELWLQRCGFMEHLGARWWPYLGSVYMMQAIKRVKGMHLIGPAWKAQRFPRGRALPVTNKTSKSNKFPAK
- a CDS encoding elongation factor P, producing the protein MKPAKEIRVGNIIMVDSKPMIVLRSDVNGSSRTGFTYKWKMKSLLTNSPQENVFRGDDKFDVVVLDKKPVTYSYFADPLYVFMDADYEQFEIEEENLGDALHYLKDGMECEAIFYDGKAISVELPTTIVRQIIYSEPAVKGNTSGNVLKDAKIENAVEAHCHNVQVPLFVSQDDMIEIDTRTNEYKRVIRN
- the gloB gene encoding hydroxyacylglutathione hydrolase, which gives rise to MKNSLSILTVPAFDDNYLWIIHDGQHAVVVDPGDATPILAALTLHRLQLSAILLTHHHADHVGGVPALLQYAAVPVYGPKNDNIAAVTHPLGQDDKLTIEVLGLTLHIIDVPGHTAGHIAYFAPEQHWLFCGDTLFAGGCGRLFEGSPKQMLASLDKLAALPDDTLVHCAHEYTLSNLRFALALEPENSALRQRMLSAQSMRQNGLATVPSVLALEKQTNPFLRSRVASIRKGLLVAGKHPADGDEVSYFAAIREWKNNFA
- a CDS encoding spermine/spermidine synthase domain-containing protein; the protein is MSSKSRTKTELHPTHPEVSISEFRGVRSLHLNDDFSGDTAYAAIQGSMRMAVPEQIELEYVQQMMMWMLFVENPAHIVQLGLGAAALTKFCYRYFPEAKVSAIELNPHVIAICHAQFQLPENDARLQIIEADALDFVMNPARHGKLDILQVDLYDAEAQGPVLDSPEFYQACADCLSEDGMMTVNLFSSAENRIKNLAAMETAFDAVVWLPEVHDANVVVLAFKRAPAIDFAVLYQRAAIIRVNYKLPAPYWVNGLKEWMTLDTEA
- the earP gene encoding elongation factor P maturation arginine rhamnosyltransferase EarP yields the protein MHLKKNTPRSLALFCKVVDNYGDIGICWRFARQLQQEHGIAVSLWVDDLISFQRICPQVAIDLEQQVVAGVLVRHWRDQDGRFTVVEVPDIVIEFFACDIPPGLINAMAERTPRPVWLNLEGLTAEEWVEGCHTLSSPHPRLPLTKYFFFPGFTAKTGGLLMESCLQQERQQFQSDPVAMHAFLAQFGLTAAQMDSFKIALFCYPQAPVSALFEAWKTGKRPITCLVPQGVAVEAVQAFLGGEAKVGASATHGALSVHVLPFIPQTDYDKLLWACDLNFVRGEDSFVRAQWAAKPFIWHIYPQDENLHHKKLLAFLDRYALDAEHLHRLSCAWNALAVESLAAPEWTELWQKFLQDMPKMQAMAQDWQQQLASNGDMTSNLLHFVDTLNLGGAQK
- a CDS encoding ABC transporter ATP-binding protein — its product is MSASSVNSADALIRIHQLNKSYVRGGQVIPVLEGVDLAVQSGEFIALMGPSGSGKSTLLNLIAGIDKPTSGSILIGGVNIANLSEGQLADWRAANVGFIFQFYNLMPVLTAFENVELPLLLTSLSRAQRKEHVEAALGMVSLTDRMDHYPNELSGGQQQRVAIARALVTDPTLIVADEPTGDLDRVTAGEVLDLLEELHSDLGKTIVMVTHDPKAAARAKRLIHLEKGVLVPDEAAVPAH
- the rnhA gene encoding ribonuclease HI, with protein sequence MDKISIYTDGACKGNPGVGGWGALLIAGEKEKELFGGEKDSTNNRMELMAVIQALTVLKRPCEIILHTDSQYVLKGITEWIQGWKAKGWKTAAKTPVKNVDLWQALDQARNTHKIEWKWVKGHSGHPGNERADQLANRGVDSVR